One window from the genome of Cinclus cinclus unplaced genomic scaffold, bCinCin1.1 SCAFFOLD_32, whole genome shotgun sequence encodes:
- the LOC134057285 gene encoding LOW QUALITY PROTEIN: serine/threonine-protein kinase pim-1-like (The sequence of the model RefSeq protein was modified relative to this genomic sequence to represent the inferred CDS: inserted 1 base in 1 codon): MDISAWSGIASLWLRLSRHRPRTRPRPQHGPRPQPQPLARAPRCALATVLVLVLAPPGPVEHTHGTAAPAACVAVSQARAPPLGSAVAGPEPLLSRSKERTPGAARPGAAEGCSGLMSGPGPSADSRVSLAGEAQHGTKERYQLGLLLGCGGFGSAWAVTRLSDSAPVAIKRVPWNHIQHWGKLPDGTSAPLEIVLLDKVSTGFPGVLQLLEWLELPNNILMVLEYPERCQDLCHFIWSQGFLSEEVAQELFSLVLEAMQHCTSCGVLYRDIKPENILLDLATGQAKLIDFGSGTYLQDTAYTHFTGTPSYSPXEWTHFGWYYGKPATLWSLGILLHQMVCGEHPFRRGQNISWNHQLSLPQQVSQECQDLIRWCLSMLHMERPSSEDLFCDPWMQQIHLP; the protein is encoded by the exons atggaCATCAGTGCGTGGAGCGGCATCGCCTCCCTTTGGCTCCGCCTGTCCCGACACCGGCCCCGGACCCGGCCCCGGCCCCAACATGGGCCCCGACCCCAACCCCAGCCCCTGGCCCGGGCCCCAAGGTGTGCCCTGGCCACGGTCCTGGTCTTGGTCCTGGCTCCTCCCGGGCCCGTGGAGCACACACACGGCacggctgctcctgctgcctgtgttgcGGTTTCCCAGGCCCGAGCTCcaccgctcggcagcgcggtCGCTGGCCCTGAGCCTCTGCTGTCCCGTTCCAAAGAGCGAACACCTggggctgcccggcccggggcggctgaggggtgctcagggctcatgtctggccccgggccgagcgctgacagcCGCGTCTCGCTGGCAGGGGAGGCGCAGCACGGCACGAAGGAGCGGTACCAGCTCGGTTTGCTGCTGGGGTGCGGCGGCTTTGGCAGCGCCTGGGCGGTGACTCGGCTCTCGGACAGTGCCCCA gtggccatcaaaaggGTGCCATGGAACCACATCCAGCACTGGGGcaagctg cccgaTGGCACCAGCGCACCACTGGAgatcgtgctgctggacaaggtctccactggcttccctggagttctccagctgctggagtggcttgAGCTCCCCAACAACATCCTGATGGTGCTGGAATACCCGGAGCGGTGTCAGGACCTCTGTCATTTCATTTGGTCACAGGGGTTCCTGTCAgaggaggtggcacaggagCTGTTCAGCCTGGTGCTGGAGGCCAtgcagcactgcaccagctgTGGGGTCCTGTACAGGGACATCAAACCGGAGAACATCCTGCTTGACCTGGCCACCGGGCAGGCAAAATTGATTGACTTTGGCTCTGGCACctacctgcaggacacagcctacACTCACTTTACAG GAACACCGTCCTACAGCC CAGAATGGACCCACTTTGGCTGGTACTATGGCAAGCCAGCTAccctctggtccctgggcatcctgctgcacCAGATGGTCTGTGGGGAGCACCCTTTCAGGAGAGGCCAGAACATCAGCTGGAACCATCAGCTCTCGCTGCCACAACAggtctctcaag AGTGCCAAGATCTGATCAGATGGTGCTTATCCATGCTCCACATGGAAAGGCCCTCGTCAGAAGACCTGTTTTGTgacccttggatgcagcaaattcacctgccatag